The region GAGCtcattcggtgtgccattgagaataatttgtcATCATAttgtcaagaagttttgtagcttctcccaaTGTAATTCCCATAAAAGTACCACCTCCAGCAGAGTCTAGAAGATTTGTCGGCACAAAGTTTAGTCCCGcatatttttttttgtattttcattcataAGCTTAAACCATGAGTGGGACAATTTTTAGTCATTAATTTTATCCTCtcacaagattgtgcaacatgttcttgCTCAAGTTGCCTAAAGTTCGTAATTTGATTTCTAAGAgaaataatcttagcgggaggaaaatacatgTCAATAAAAACATTCTTACATTTATCCCATGAATCAATGTTATTTTGAGCAAGGATGAaatcaagttttagcatgatctcttaaCGAGAAAGAAAATAATTTCAACTCtataatatcattatccacatcttttttcttttgcatatcacataattcaacgaaggtattaagataagatgcaacatcttcattaggacttcCAGATGACAATATTTAACAAAGTAGCATTAATATCATATGCTACCACTCCCACACACCATGCCGCGcgaccggacctagcagtccgtcgCCTGACGCTGCTCCTGGTACGTGCGGATACCTGAGAGGCATCGCATCTGCGGTGCTTGGACAAACCATTCAAGGGAACAACAAGGAACCATTCGAGGGATCCGTGAGGAGCTGTTCGCGGGACTCCGGCGTTGCCGGAGATCGTTGTTCGCGGGATATCGACCGAACAACTACACACATCACCAATTCTACTTCCGCTGCGGTgattgcgcgtctagtggtaaacccGATCCTGTGATCTATTTCCAGCAACAAGATCTTGGGTGCgtggtagaatttttttatttggcGGTAGCGTAGCGTACCGCGTGTTTCAACAATCCCCTACCCAGAGGGTGTTCATTTCTTGCATATTAGTTTAAGACAATGCTCCCATTGCTTTTGAATATATGCACTTGTTAAGTAGTTATTCGCTTTCGAAATTAATTTCAAGTTAACTTTGGAAtcaatgttactccctccgtctaggtgagtaagtcattttaggttgtgcaccgtgcccaaggaggaggagaaaacgagagaagttaatgttcatttgctaattaatagcattgcatgcaatgaactaaccactgcatgtcgtgtttggtagtctcaagtcattaaaagcatgcacaccccacatctcttattggttgatatgtaaagaaacaagaaacgaggtagaatttaatgcaccgcgcctaagtgttttgggattatttggtttttgtaagatgacttacacacctagacggagggagtatttccttTGAAAATGAATTCCATATTAATTTTAGATAATGCTCTCAATTTGTTTTTCTTTTGAACGTTGTAACTACTATCTGATACAATAAAATGTGCCAGGATGGCTTTCCGAAAAAAATAAGAACCATAATATACGTCGAACTTCAGATCTGGAGGTCCCCGAGCGAACTATTTGTTCCCGTGACAAGGAGAAACAAATGAATGTTTTTGTTTGCTCAAAATAGCCATTCCCAATGAACGTTTCAGAATCGGCATGCTGTATAAAAAGATTTTCAGAAAGCTGCCATTCtttttcggattgccatgcttgtagCATGGATATTCGCCAACGTAAAAAAAGAGGAAAATGATGAGAACTGCCATGCTCTGGATTTGTCATGTTGTTGGAGAAAATTGTCATGTTACATCAACATAAAATGACGACCATTTGcatactctaacaacataatctacCTTCCCAGTAAAAGTTTCGCTTAGATTGACGTCCAAAGCGAACCGTGTACACTCGTAATTCGTGCGGAGGCGTGTGTGAAAGCGAACACCATGGGATTCGTGCAAGAGATCCAACGGCACAGAGGGCGTTCGCTGTGAGACACAATATTTCCAACGTAGTTACATTAGCATTTGGGGGGAGGGGGAGTGGCGATCGTTCGGAAATCGCAAAAAATCAAGATATTTTCTGTAATCACTTTGGGAAAAAATGATCCTCTGTAATTATCTTTTATCCCGTTGTAGTATTATTtgttttgacagtagcatttttTTCAGAGCCGCACTGTCGCAACTTAGGGGGAGCAATCAAAATCCGCAAACGAGAAGAAAAAAACATAATAAATCGGAAAGGAGCAAAACCTGGAAAGGAAGAAAGGGAAAGAAAGCTCCCTCCCAGATCGCCGGGCCGACGCCCACCCTATTGTTTAGGCCCGACCCACGCCTGCTGCACACGCTGCGCCTCTCCTCCGACCCTCTCCTCCCTTCTTCCTCCGCCTTGCCTCGCTGCCGTCCGTGCAGCTCCCCACGCGGCCTCCCCCCCTCCTCTCGTCGGCACCAGACGCGCCACCAGACAAAAAAGCGAAACTCgcttcctccccctcccccgccaaaCCCTAACCCTCCGCCGACCGccgcgcccgcccgcccgcccgtcGCCTCCCCCNNNNNNNNNNNNNNNNNNNNNNNNNNNNNNNNNNNNNNNNNNNNNNNNNNNNNNNNNNNNNNNNNNNNNNNNNNNNNNNNNNNNNNNNNNNNNNNNNNNNNNNNNNNNNNNNNNNNNNNNNNNNNNNNNNNNNNNNNNNNNNNNNNNNNNNNNNNNNNNNNNNNNNNNNNNNNNNNNNNNNNNNNNNNNNNNNNNNNNNNNNNNNNNNNNNNNNNNNNNNNNNNNNNNNNNNNNNNNNNNNNNNNNNNNNNNNNNNNNNNNNNNNNNNNNNNNNNNNNNNNNNNNNNNNNNNNNNNNNNNNNNNNNNNNNNNNNNNNNNNNNNNNNNNNNNNNNNNNNNNNNNNNNNNNNNNNNNNNNNNNNNNNNNNNNNNNNNNNNNNNNNNNNNNNNNNNNNNNNNNNNNNNNNNNNNNNNNNNNNNNNNNNNNNNNNNNNNNNNNNNNNNNNNNNNNNNNNNNNNNNNNNNNNNNNNNNNNNNNNNNNNNNNNNNNNNNNNNNNNNNNNNNNNNNNNNNNNNNNNNNNNNNNNNNNNNNNNNNNNNNNNNNNNNNNNNNNNNNNNNNNNNNNNNNNNNNNNNNNNNNNNNNNNNNNNNNNNNNNNNNNNNNNNNNNNNNNNNNNNNNNGCGCCGCTgcctcgccgccggtcatggccGCCCCTAGGGTTTCCCGGCCGTCGCCATGGTGAACGTCTCCGCGCCGTCCAACGATTCCGCCGCGTCGGTAAGCGTCTTATCCGCATCCGCGGCCCTGATTTGATCTCCTCGCTCGCTCGCTCCCCCGCGAGCCCAGTCGTCCCCGCCGGATCCAAATTCTCAATGAGTGTGTGTCGTGCCACCAGGTTCGCTTGATTCGCCGGAGCAGGGTTCCCCGCCGCCCTCGAGGCGCCCTCTGGAGGAGATCGTCGTGATGTCGAGGTCAGCCACCGCCGCCCGCCTGCAATATCTTATTCACTTGGTGCTTATCGCTGTGTAATTTAGGATTCTGGTTCGATTCGCCCAAATGCTGAAGTGTACATGGCTTTCCTGTTGCTCCCAGGTTTCTGCAGTTAGGGAAGAGCGGCAGAAAAATTGCTCAGGCTGTATTGGTCAACTCGAAGCCCGGCAGTTCAGGTGCGCAGAACATTGGGTCGAGCTTTGCAGACGGTTTGGCCTATAAGAGCAGGACATTCTTGCACCAGGGAGTCCACAATGGACCGGGCACCTCGCACATGCTCGGACGAGCAAAGGAGAGCCTATACTGGAGCCCTGGTGCCAGAAACTTTTCTGTTCTCTCGTCATGTAGACGGAATGCATTTCATGGCCAGCTTGCTTGGAAGCAACTCATGGCAATGGGTACTCGTGTACCAAAAGCATCTCCACAATTTTCTTGGAAGCAACTCATGTCAACGGGCTCTGCTGTACCAAAAGCATCTCCGCTTTTAAGTAGAGCTGCTTGTGCTGTTACCCTGACTGCCACTCGATATAAGTTAGTCCCTTACCTCCTCGCTTTTGTAGCTGGAGAGTTGATGCTGGGTGAGAAGAGCTTTGCAGATGGCGAGTACCTCCCAATAGGAGAGAATATTTACTCGCGAGCTCAGGACAGCCGTATTTATGTCACCACATTGATATTCTCAGCAGTAGAGATGGTTATCATAATCCTCAGATCAATATATCTGGCTTTCTTGTTTACTCCCAGTATACTTATGGCACCATTTGCGGATACTCTTGGCAGTAAGTATAGGAAAACATGGCTCCGTCTTGTGCATCGTACTTTAGAGAAGGCAGGTCCTGCATTTATTAAATGGGGCCAGTGGGCAGCGACACGTCCTGATCTATTTGCAAACGACCTGTGTACCGAATTGTCAAAGCTACACACAAAAGCACCAGCTCACAGCTATGCATATACCAAGAAAACTGTCGAGAAGGCTTTTGGTCGAAAGATATCTGAAATTTTTGAGAATTTTGAAGAAGAGCCTGTAGCATCTGGAAGTGTTGCTCAAGTGCACCGGGCTGCTTTGAAATTCCGACATCCTGGCCAAAAGACGCCAAAGATTATAACAGTCGCAGTTAAAGTAAGACATCCTGGTGTAGGAGACTCAATACGCAGAGATTTCAGTATAATTAATGCGGTAGCTAAAGCTTCAAGATATATTCCAGCGTTAAATTGGCTACGGCTAGATGAGAGTGTGCAACAGTTTGCTGTCTTCATGATGTCTCAAGTTGACCTTGCAAGGGAAGCTGCTCATTTGAGCCGGTTTATCTACAACTTCCGCAGGTGGAAAGATGTGTCATTTCCGAAACCTCTTTATCCATTTGTTCATCCTGCTGTCTTGGTCGAGACTTACGAGCTTGGGGAGAGTGTCTCACACTATGTGGATGACCATGATGGAGAGGAACGAGTTAAAAGTGCTCTTGCACATATTGGCACTCATGCACTCTTGAAAATGCTACTGGTACTACATTGAACCATCTCTTTGTCTTCTCATTCTTATTTCTGTTTTGCCTTTGAAGACGGGAGTACATGCTTTCTGTATTAAAATAGCAGAATGATAGAGATTTCCCTTTTGTACACTCATATTTTATAATCCACGTAAGAATTATATTGGATCCTGAGTGCTGTAGAAATTTGCGCACCAACCAAGATACAGAGACTGCATTGCCCCTCTTATTAGGTCACTCAACTCTTGAACAGCGTGGAACAGATGGCATTGGAATTATCCAGAGAGAGGGATATGTAAATGAATAAGCAGTGCAAAGTTATCTCGAAATAGTAGAATGACATGTATTTTCGAATAAATTTGAAAGTTAGCATGACATGTATCTTGCTGCAGAGGGAGTATTGTTTAGGTTGTAAGTTCATTTGAGCATGATTGCGTCAAATTTTAGTTGGAACATTAATTTCTAAAGTTATTTACAATTATATCCTGCACATATTGATATGGACTCTACAATTACTAAATGAACATATTACTATCAGTTAGCAGAATTGTATCTGTTGCGGAGAATTAATTGAGAATATATGCTTTATTACTAAAACTGAACACTTGGATGAGTTGATGTAACATGGAACCGGTACTTTTAGAACAATGAAGGGGCTTCAGTATATTATTTTATGAATCAGACTGGCACTTTAAGCTACTTTGTTCCTCAAAAAGTACTGCGTATGCAAGCTCACAGTATTAATACATCACTAGTATTCTTGCCAATTTGATAAGCCTCATTATGACTCTCTATTTAGCATATTGTTGTACTGTTGTGTATATACTCATTGGTATCCACCTTTTCCAGGTTGATAATTTTGTCCATGCAGACATGCACCCTGGAAATATCCTTGTCCGTATTGCACAACCAAGAAATCCGAATAACACCCTTTTGAAGTCAAGGCCACATGTGGTATTCCTCGATGTAGGAATGACTGCTGAACTTTCAAGTAATGACCGTGTGAATTTGCTGGAGTTTTTCAAGGCTGTTGCACGTCGAGATGGTCGTACAGCAGCAGAGAGTACGCTAAAGTTGTCAAAACAGCAGAACTGTCCAAATCCAAAAGTTTTTATCGAGgtaattattttcatttttcttttgctAGTGAACACTGGAGATGCTTTTTTCTTCCACAAATTACTAGGTGATTTTATTGGCATTTTGGTATCAAAAATTGGGCTATTATATTGAATGGCTTCTGCTTACTAAATGGATGGCATTGTCGCAGTAAATATTGTATTTATATGCATGCCTTGGATTGTCAAACCGTGGAATGAACAATTCATGGTTTCAGTTATTGagatatcttgttttttgctaacaGGAAGTTGAGCGAGCATTTTCCTTCTGGGGTACCCCTGAAGGTGATGTTATACACCCTGCTGATTGTATGCACCAGTTGCTCGAGCAAGTCCGACGTCATAAAGTAAACATTGATGGGAATGTTTGCACTGTCATGGTGACTACATTAGTTCTTGAGGTAAACTTTATGACCTGTGTGCTTATGATGTACTTAACATAATTTTAATCTTAAATCTCTTTGAATGCTACTCATTTTCTAGAAATTCATTGCTCTCCTAGATGTTCAGTAGAGCACCATGACCCAAATTTCAAGACTACTTAGGAATTGCTCATGATTAATAGTGCCTGCAGAAACTGTATCGCTCGTGAGAAAAGTATGCAGTGAGCTTTAATATATAGCATTTGGTCATGAAGTTATCCGATACTATTGATCTTGTGTAGTGCTCAGTTTGAATTTGATATTAGGCAATAAAGGGGTTCTTAGTTTGGTTAGCTTTCCAACCTTAGTTGTAGAAGTTTTCATAGTAGAGAAAATAAAGTAGTAACTGTCATTGCAGCCATGTCTAGTTTTTCTGTAAAGAAAGAACCTTAGTTGTAAAAATTCTgtatttcattttcttttctgtttaaagaAAAAAGGCTTTGGACGTGTGGATTTTAGACCCCATGTCTGCTAGTCTGGATGGTCGCAGAAGTGACGAAGTAACATTTTATTAGAAAAAATGTACAGATTGTGCCCTACCTTGTTGTGCTGGAAGATTGTAGCTCCTTCTGAAGCTCTTCTGTTTATGTTGTACTGAACAAAATAAGAATATAGAGCCCCATGATACTTACCTGTACTGCTCTTCTATATTTTTTCTGCTTCTTTACTAAGCTTCTTTTATTGATAAAATCGATGTGTAACAAAATAAGTTATTCCCCTTAATTTGTTAATTCCTTTACAGGGCTGGCAGCGCAAGTTGGATCCAGACTACAATGTGATGAAAACACTACAAACATTACTTTTCAAGGAAGACTGGGCCAAATCTCTTCAGTACACAATCGAAGGGCTTATGGCGCCTTAGGAGGAGCGCATTGGAATCTTCTCAATTTTGCTGATCTGGTTTACGTTCGTGTTCACTTAGATTTAGAGTTACAGTTTTTTTATGCTTACAGTTTTTGTACTCATGTTGGCCTGCGCTGTGCTGCAAAAACGGCCATGAGAAAGTAATAATTGCAGCATTCTTTCGAGCCACTGGATTCAGGTACACAATCCCTGGGATCATATGCTTGTCATCAGGCCAAAGGACGGGTCCTTTTGAGCGCCTCCCAAATTTTTTGTTAATAGATATCACTAGAAGATGTAGTGAAAGGCCCTTATCCTGATGCTCCTTTTTTTGTAAGCGGAGAGAAATGTATCAGTGAATGAGAATTCTTTCTTTGTATACGCAGAGATACAGTTAATTGTTTCAAAGAAACCTACGTCTTGTCTGACATAATTTTCTGTATATGTTTGAGATGCAGAATTTTTGCTGATAAGCAtctctcatttatttttctttacacatCATATGCATAATTTTATGTATACGTTTGCATTTGCCATGATTTGGTAAAAGATTCACTACACACACGAAAAATTGACTTGTGTGGAGAGAGCGCTTCCTGGTCGCTCCCGCGGGCGGCCGGGagcgaaccctagccgccagcaGCGCAACACCCACCTCCCccgcctcccctcgccgccgccggacggcgtcgccgggcaaagcccgtgtgGCGGCGGGGCCCTTTCCTCCTTCCGGTCGGAGCGGCGTGGCGCGGGCCGTCCTCTTCGGCGGGAGCTCGGCTGGCGGCGATGCTAGCTCGAGGCGGCGCGGCGAGGTAGCGCAGGGGCGGGTCGGGCGCGCTTCGGGGCCGGCTGGGGCGGTTCTACGTGCGGCGGCTTGCCACAGGCGTTGGTGTGGGCGCACAGAGCAGAGGGCGCGGATCTGAGCGGGCCATGGAGAGGGGACATGGGGCTGCGTGGGCGCCGCGGCGAGGTTGCGCCGCGCGTGCGTGGCGGCTCGGGCGGCCATTTGTGGTCGAGCGCTGCTCTGCTGCTTGGGTGTTCTGCTCCACGGCCTCGGGTGCTTGGGTACTCTGCTCCGCGGCGTGAGGGGCTCGAGAGGAGCTGGGACGAGGTGCTGTTGCACGGGAAGGTGCTGCACAAGGGGTCCGGCGGCGCGGATCTGTCGCCGGGAGGTTGCGCGATGGCGCGGTGAGGGGCTGTTGCTCAGGCGGAATGGTGGAGCGGCTTCGCTGTGAGATGCAGGAGCAACAACTTCAGATCTGCTCGGATTCAGGTGGAGCCGGTGGACGTCGACCATGGGGATTGTGTGCTGTGCAGTGCTCCGGATCTGCTCGGATTCGGTGGTGTGGAGGAGCTCCGGGCGAAAGTCCAGCACTGACCTTGGGTCGGTGCCGGCAACAGCGGCGCTAAACCCGGTCATGGACAGCCCGGCCCAACGACCCGGCCCGAGCCCGAcccgaaaaacccgggccgggccgggccgggcttgacatttgggccgggctcgggccttgttttgcagcccgaaagataGTTCGGGCTGGGCTCGGGCTTCACTTTTCATgtatttcgggccgggctcgggcttgaaaataaggagtatttcgggcttcgggccgggctcgggcttgagaaatgaaggtcgggcttttacaagcccggcccgaaactCGGCCCGGCCCGGCGTTTGCCCGGGTTTAAGCGGCGCAATAGTCATGGTGTCGttccccttcttgaaggtgttgccgtGGAGCTCCATTACACGACTCTCCGGGAGAAATCCCTAGCTTCGGATGGTCGAAGCGGGCGATGACGGCGGCTACGTCGTTTCCTTCTTTGAGGCATCGCCTTGGAGAGTCAGCATGTTGCAGTTTGCACAGATCTCTTCATCGTCGAGGACAGTGGACGTCGGCGCGGCGGCTCCGGGTGATTTCTGATTGTGCGTCGAGATGGCGATCTCGGGAACAATGTGAGTGGCGGCTCTATGAGGTGGGGCTCTATCTTGACATTGGTTGGGTGGCATCCTTGTCCCGCTTGGGCGGTAGGGGTGTCGGCTCGGTCGATGCGCCCCAGAGGGGGCGATCTGACTttatgtcggggcggcggccccggatgtgGTGCGACGTTCGTGGTCTGCGAGCGGTTGCCCTGAGCAGCGTGGGCTGCGGGCAGCTGGGTTGTGCGGCGTTGCTGCTCGAGGGGAGCGGTggtatgtcggggcggcggccccgaaaGGCGGTGCCGGTTGATTGCGCTGGGCGCTACGGAGCGGTGGATGTCGGGGCGGCGGTCCCGAGAGAATCTCTGGGCGACCAGACTTCTGTAGCAACGATGATGGTGGGAGCGATGTCAGCGACGCGGCAATGGTTGCGATAGTCGACTCTTCTTCGGCGTGTCCACGATTTTGCCTCGGTTTGCTTGTTGCTGTGGAGTCGAAGCTGCGGTGGCGGGGCCCTGTGGTGTACGATGACTGGCTGCAGGTGGCCCGTTCGACGATCTTCCGTGGCGCCAGCCGTGCCTGGTTTTGTTCTTCTGAGTTCTCCGTCAGAGTCGGAGCTGCGTTGTCTGGCCGTAGGTCGACTTGTCGTCATTAGGGTGGGCTTTGCCCTGTGTGTTTCAGTCTATGAGTGGGCTTGGTCCTTGTTGTTCCGATTTTTGTCCGGTTTTccgtaattaactgggcaattcttttctgcttaattaatagatgaggcaatctttgcctccgtttcaaaaaaataaATTAAAGATTCACTGGACTGAAGATCCTCGAGAACCCTGCTGTTACATACACTCCAAATGGTCCAGGTGACAAGGGACTCCTTTGAAATTCAGAAGCTTCACcatgagtaaatagcataaaactactactttac is a window of Triticum dicoccoides isolate Atlit2015 ecotype Zavitan chromosome 2B, WEW_v2.0, whole genome shotgun sequence DNA encoding:
- the LOC119365969 gene encoding probable serine/threonine-protein kinase abkC, giving the protein MSRFLQLGKSGRKIAQAVLVNSKPGSSGAQNIGSSFADGLAYKSRTFLHQGVHNGPGTSHMLGRAKESLYWSPGARNFSVLSSCRRNAFHGQLAWKQLMAMGTRVPKASPQFSWKQLMSTGSAVPKASPLLSRAACAVTLTATRYKLVPYLLAFVAGELMLGEKSFADGEYLPIGENIYSRAQDSRIYVTTLIFSAVEMVIIILRSIYLAFLFTPSILMAPFADTLGSKYRKTWLRLVHRTLEKAGPAFIKWGQWAATRPDLFANDLCTELSKLHTKAPAHSYAYTKKTVEKAFGRKISEIFENFEEEPVASGSVAQVHRAALKFRHPGQKTPKIITVAVKVRHPGVGDSIRRDFSIINAVAKASRYIPALNWLRLDESVQQFAVFMMSQVDLAREAAHLSRFIYNFRRWKDVSFPKPLYPFVHPAVLVETYELGESVSHYVDDHDGEERVKSALAHIGTHALLKMLLVDNFVHADMHPGNILVRIAQPRNPNNTLLKSRPHVVFLDVGMTAELSSNDRVNLLEFFKAVARRDGRTAAESTLKLSKQQNCPNPKVFIEEVERAFSFWGTPEGDVIHPADCMHQLLEQVRRHKVNIDGNVCTVMVTTLVLEGWQRKLDPDYNVMKTLQTLLFKEDWAKSLQYTIEGLMAP